One window from the genome of Rhodobacteraceae bacterium S2214 encodes:
- a CDS encoding Gfo/Idh/MocA family oxidoreductase: MLKVACLGAGFFSQFHRDGWERIDQTDIVGVADHDPDKASATGYPSYTSLSDMLAATAPDILDIAVPPSAHAEAIRTGLNADLKLIICQKPFCTSLEEAREMTALAQAKGIPLIIHENFRFQPWYRVIKSAIDDGAIGTPLQATFRLRPGDGQGPDAYLARQPYFQQMERFLIHETGVHYIDTFRFMFGNPTALYADLRKVNPVIAGEDAGLVMFDHPNGMRCLLDGNRNLDHAATNTRCTMGEGLFEGTEGTITLMGDGSAQLRQFGSTTAKEIISQDNSGTFGGDCTFSLQKCAVECLVDGGAFENDANDYLKVIEVEAAVYRSARLMRKVELLSNDQ, encoded by the coding sequence ATGCTGAAGGTTGCCTGTCTCGGCGCGGGGTTCTTTAGCCAGTTTCATCGTGATGGCTGGGAACGGATTGATCAGACCGACATCGTTGGTGTGGCGGATCATGACCCCGACAAAGCATCCGCGACAGGCTACCCAAGCTATACGTCCTTGTCCGACATGTTGGCGGCGACCGCACCAGATATTCTTGATATCGCGGTGCCGCCCAGCGCACATGCAGAAGCCATTCGCACAGGTCTGAACGCGGATCTAAAACTGATCATCTGCCAAAAACCGTTTTGCACGTCTCTCGAAGAAGCACGGGAAATGACAGCTTTGGCGCAGGCCAAAGGCATTCCGCTGATCATTCACGAAAACTTCCGGTTCCAACCTTGGTATCGGGTCATAAAATCGGCCATCGACGATGGCGCAATCGGGACACCGCTTCAGGCGACATTTCGATTACGGCCCGGCGATGGCCAAGGACCGGACGCGTACCTCGCGCGTCAGCCTTACTTCCAACAGATGGAACGCTTCCTTATCCATGAGACCGGCGTGCATTATATCGATACGTTCCGGTTTATGTTTGGCAACCCAACCGCGCTTTATGCTGACCTGCGGAAAGTGAATCCCGTGATCGCGGGAGAAGACGCAGGGCTGGTCATGTTTGACCATCCGAACGGAATGCGCTGTCTTCTGGACGGCAACCGCAACCTTGATCACGCTGCCACAAATACACGCTGCACAATGGGCGAAGGGCTGTTTGAAGGCACCGAAGGAACCATCACCTTGATGGGCGACGGATCAGCGCAGTTGCGTCAATTTGGTAGCACTACAGCTAAAGAGATAATATCGCAGGATAATTCGGGAACTTTTGGGGGCGATTGTACGTTTAGTCTCCAGAAGTGTGCCGTGGAGTGTCTTGTGGACGGTGGCGCATTCGAAAACGATGCGAATGATTACCTCAAGGTAATTGAAGTCGAGGCGGCAGTTTACAGGTCGGCGCGATTGATGAGAAAGGTTGAATTGTTAAGTAATGACCAATAG
- a CDS encoding isocitrate/isopropylmalate dehydrogenase family protein, producing MTKSFQIAVFDGDGIGPEIMGPTVAILNAMAKKSDAYDLVFTNLPAGAAHYAQTGDGLPAESIRKASKSDAILLSAMGLPDVRYPDGTEISPQIDLRKEFNLFAGVRPVRVVPGGLTPLKMPEGKSIDFVLIRESTEGLFHTQGTGEVTEDYARETLQITRSVSEKLFAFAFNLANDRKAQGRGPGRVTCVDKANVFRSFAYFRGIFDEEAARHPNLTADHAYVDATALWMVQKPWDFDVMVTENMFGDILSDLGAGLMGGLGLAPSADIGLHQAVFQPCHGSAPDIAGEGKANPFAMILSAAMMLEWLGTKHDIAAMLDDAAKIRTAVDAAVANKTSVTADLGGSSTTSQAAAAIELAVT from the coding sequence ATGACCAAATCGTTTCAAATTGCCGTTTTCGATGGTGACGGTATCGGACCAGAAATCATGGGGCCGACGGTCGCGATTCTGAATGCTATGGCCAAGAAAAGTGACGCCTATGATTTGGTTTTCACAAACCTGCCTGCAGGCGCCGCGCATTATGCGCAAACGGGTGATGGGCTCCCTGCTGAATCCATTCGCAAAGCATCAAAATCGGATGCGATCCTTTTATCCGCGATGGGACTGCCTGACGTCCGCTATCCAGACGGCACTGAAATTTCGCCGCAGATCGACCTACGCAAAGAATTCAATCTATTCGCTGGTGTACGCCCCGTTCGCGTCGTCCCCGGCGGCCTGACCCCCCTGAAGATGCCAGAAGGCAAATCCATCGACTTCGTGCTGATCCGTGAAAGCACCGAAGGGCTTTTTCATACCCAAGGCACCGGTGAAGTCACAGAAGACTACGCACGCGAAACCTTGCAGATCACACGCAGCGTTTCGGAGAAATTGTTCGCCTTCGCGTTCAATCTCGCCAACGATCGCAAGGCACAAGGCCGCGGCCCGGGTCGGGTCACCTGCGTTGATAAAGCAAATGTGTTTCGCTCTTTTGCATACTTTCGGGGCATCTTTGATGAAGAAGCGGCGCGCCATCCTAATTTGACCGCTGACCACGCCTATGTGGACGCTACAGCCCTTTGGATGGTGCAAAAACCATGGGACTTTGACGTAATGGTCACTGAAAACATGTTTGGTGATATTTTATCCGACCTAGGGGCCGGACTAATGGGCGGGCTTGGCCTCGCGCCGTCAGCTGACATCGGACTGCACCAAGCAGTGTTTCAACCATGTCATGGATCAGCGCCGGATATCGCAGGCGAAGGCAAAGCAAATCCCTTTGCGATGATCCTGTCTGCCGCCATGATGCTGGAATGGCTTGGCACAAAACATGACATTGCAGCGATGCTGGACGATGCCGCAAAGATCAGAACAGCGGTCGATGCAGCCGTCGCCAACAAAACATCTGTGACAGCTGACCTTGGCGGTTCATCAACGACCAGTCAGGCAGCAGCAGCAATCGAATTGGCGGTGACCTAA
- a CDS encoding antibiotic biosynthesis monooxygenase, with protein MTYAVCVTFSLHPDRVEDFMPLMIANAQTSLAQEVGCLQFDVLTEPDRPTEVFLYELYKDRAAFDVHLGSTHFKNFDSAVGPMIAAKDIKTFTQVAQ; from the coding sequence ATGACTTACGCCGTTTGCGTGACATTCTCTTTGCATCCAGATCGCGTTGAAGATTTCATGCCGCTGATGATCGCGAATGCGCAGACTTCTTTGGCGCAAGAAGTAGGCTGCTTGCAATTCGATGTCCTAACGGAACCGGATCGCCCCACCGAGGTGTTCTTGTACGAACTATACAAAGATCGCGCTGCTTTTGACGTGCATCTGGGCAGCACGCATTTCAAAAACTTTGACTCTGCAGTTGGTCCAATGATTGCCGCTAAAGACATCAAGACATTCACGCAGGTTGCCCAATGA
- a CDS encoding N-acyl homoserine lactonase family protein, which produces MTEWLVHAVKYADRNARTRADSFIFDDNHDAPHAMDYFMWVLRCGDQTILVDTGYAGAEAEARDRPIRMDPVTALAPLRIKPDDITTLIVTHLHYDHAGGLDLFPNATLHMQSAEMAYATGPCMCHDTLRMPFTADHICTAIKRLYAGKVVFYDGDGQVADGVTVHCIGGHSRGLQAVRVRTSAGCLVLASDAAHFWENLHARKPFPIVVDMQNMLDGFTTLEQLASHPNLIIPGHDPLVRDYFPQDIADHITRLDRGPTRDIKT; this is translated from the coding sequence ATGACCGAATGGCTGGTCCATGCCGTCAAGTACGCGGATCGCAATGCACGGACCCGTGCCGATAGCTTTATCTTTGATGACAACCACGACGCCCCGCATGCGATGGATTATTTCATGTGGGTGCTGCGGTGCGGGGATCAAACGATTCTTGTCGATACCGGCTATGCCGGGGCAGAGGCAGAAGCGCGGGATCGTCCAATTCGCATGGATCCCGTCACAGCCCTAGCACCTTTGCGGATCAAGCCGGACGACATCACGACCCTTATCGTCACCCATCTGCATTATGATCATGCTGGCGGGCTGGACCTGTTCCCGAACGCGACCTTACATATGCAATCCGCGGAAATGGCATACGCGACCGGCCCCTGTATGTGTCACGACACGCTGCGGATGCCTTTTACGGCGGATCACATTTGCACAGCGATCAAGCGTCTTTATGCTGGCAAAGTCGTCTTCTACGACGGTGATGGACAGGTGGCGGATGGCGTGACTGTGCATTGTATTGGCGGCCATTCACGCGGTTTACAGGCGGTGCGCGTGCGGACATCGGCAGGGTGCTTGGTACTGGCGTCAGATGCGGCGCATTTTTGGGAAAATCTGCATGCCCGCAAACCGTTTCCGATTGTGGTAGATATGCAAAACATGCTCGATGGTTTCACAACGTTGGAACAATTGGCAAGTCATCCAAATCTTATCATTCCTGGCCATGATCCCCTTGTTAGAGACTACTTTCCGCAGGACATTGCGGACCATATCACCCGACTAGATCGCGGTCCAACACGAGACATAAAGACATGA
- a CDS encoding four-carbon acid sugar kinase family protein, producing MKIGVIADDFTGASDIALTLAEGGMRTMQFVGVPDADVADVDAGVVSLKSRTIAVDDAIAQSLAACEWLLSQGASQIIFKVCSTFDSTAKGNIGQVAEALAKRLGETHVVTCPAFPENGRSVYQGHLFVNDGLLNECGMQDHPLTPMADADLRRVLALQTTWDVTHVPMKVVGQGADAIEGAIAALPESMVIVDAIADDDLRSIGAAVKDRKLLTGGSGIAIGLPVNFGLTAKAVPWDGVTGPGVVLSGSCSRATRGQVENFTKTNPAKELSAADVMDRAGKVDDIVDWVLAQDMPPLVYTSADPDVVRAAQETYGTDVIAGAIESMFADLAAALADAGINRMVVAGGETSGAAVSGLNARNLRVGPRLAAGVPVLAVDDCPLAVALKSGNFGGPNFFAEALTLMERPS from the coding sequence ATGAAAATAGGCGTCATCGCGGATGATTTCACCGGTGCATCCGACATTGCCCTGACACTGGCCGAAGGGGGTATGCGGACGATGCAATTCGTGGGCGTTCCCGATGCCGACGTGGCGGATGTGGACGCGGGAGTTGTATCGTTGAAATCGCGCACGATTGCGGTGGATGATGCGATTGCCCAATCGCTTGCAGCTTGTGAATGGTTGCTGTCGCAGGGGGCCAGCCAGATCATTTTCAAGGTCTGTTCAACGTTCGATAGCACCGCAAAGGGCAACATCGGGCAGGTGGCGGAAGCCTTAGCAAAACGGCTTGGTGAAACACACGTCGTGACGTGCCCCGCCTTTCCAGAAAACGGACGCAGTGTCTATCAAGGGCATTTGTTCGTAAATGACGGTTTGCTGAATGAATGTGGGATGCAGGATCACCCGCTGACGCCGATGGCTGACGCGGATCTCAGGCGTGTATTGGCGTTGCAAACCACGTGGGACGTGACCCATGTGCCGATGAAGGTGGTCGGCCAAGGCGCCGATGCCATTGAAGGCGCAATCGCTGCGTTGCCCGAGTCGATGGTCATCGTGGATGCGATTGCAGATGATGATCTGCGGTCTATCGGTGCAGCCGTGAAGGACCGGAAATTGTTGACCGGTGGGTCCGGTATTGCGATTGGACTGCCTGTGAATTTCGGGCTGACGGCGAAAGCGGTGCCTTGGGACGGTGTGACGGGACCGGGTGTTGTTTTGTCTGGGTCGTGTAGCCGCGCCACGCGTGGTCAGGTTGAAAATTTCACAAAAACGAACCCTGCGAAGGAATTATCTGCCGCTGACGTGATGGACCGCGCAGGAAAGGTCGATGACATCGTGGATTGGGTGCTGGCGCAAGATATGCCGCCGTTGGTCTATACCTCTGCCGATCCGGATGTCGTGCGTGCAGCGCAAGAGACATACGGCACCGACGTGATTGCAGGCGCGATCGAAAGTATGTTTGCCGATCTTGCGGCGGCTTTGGCAGATGCTGGGATTAACAGGATGGTCGTTGCTGGTGGCGAAACGTCCGGTGCAGCTGTATCGGGGTTAAACGCGCGAAACCTGCGCGTTGGTCCACGTCTAGCGGCGGGCGTGCCTGTGCTGGCGGTGGATGACTGTCCACTGGCTGTCGCGTTGAAATCCGGAAACTTTGGTGGGCCGAATTTCTTTGCAGAAGCGTTAACACTTATGGAACGCCCGTCATAA
- a CDS encoding M10 family metallopeptidase C-terminal domain-containing protein yields MPSTYYVSTFGDDANEGTRDFPFATIDGIGDALMPGDTVYYLPGTYQNDTYGDLIWNGSDWVRDIWKDSSDTIVKMNDVHGTEANPIVIKPLYEGTVKFHYDGNGAIVLRDSSHIRIEGFEIEGPATSVTLDDALDAQWTYRIATSEDADGNPVYEYFERDPNEVLVETVNEMIQFHEDAGIDQSGSGKPVLFNSAAISLPKGSTHIEIVNNVIHDSAAHAISAHGGNDYITVTGNEIYNNTQHTSNGTHAVSFKGLDSFDENDGFKIFVTDNTFRDNYNTMVSWVGSKTTVTVKIDEGKSIHFQNAMDSVDPESGTMWDHGQMLVANNLIERAGNAAVTLNNVRGATVANNTIVDAGYLNTLLAQDDVVGSAWEGYFSGQGLVSGELASLGAIRLATSGVNTIANNLISLSDDTVFAVDASADATAITAVTNMFVGGRGLRIRAESDTTGPVSGGFEEIADAGFRDAAYGNYHIDPSSAAVNAGTNLSAVTTDLDGESRLGTVDVGVFESDESVDGYNRVRRPDVIDTGDPLLDELIDGLLMDSVYDAGGEITYTFDLTADIAFDDANSVLNQASIDRHLQVFADVTAYTGVTFTEVDALEQNADLYFSFRENTSTAYVYGYNGGVMHVYNPDRDTPIMGDYVDHLILHELGHGLGLEHAHDDHGHGDEEHGLPEAYQGHSWSVMSYRAHPDTNSLYYGTEHGPETFMLADIAALQYQFGANFEAQSDDTLYQVNFSTGELLINGESQGLPNNNKMQRAIWDGAGIDTLDLSNGEDHMTINLQPGSFTSFGERFLPDTTGEGVYFAEGNIANPYLYNGNLSSLIENAIGGGFRDLIIGNVLDNTLTGGNGEDGLYGLAGNDTLNGGRDNDLIIDGLGHTTATGGAGDDVVVALSGNGNLQGNGSDDVIIGGIGADNLSGGVGNDKIRGEGGRGLMFGDDVIIGGRDDDLLMGGRGADQFVFRPDDGNDVIAGFLVGDITTAASRDIDPSSVDFTVGVDTIKLSGFRDIDASNVMDFVTDGAQGAVFSAEDTSVTVFGVSATTLSADDFVF; encoded by the coding sequence ATGCCTTCGACCTATTACGTCAGCACCTTCGGCGATGATGCAAATGAAGGCACGCGTGATTTTCCCTTTGCCACAATCGACGGGATCGGCGATGCGCTGATGCCCGGTGATACGGTTTACTATCTTCCGGGTACTTATCAGAATGATACCTATGGCGATCTGATCTGGAACGGCAGCGATTGGGTCCGCGATATCTGGAAAGACAGTTCCGATACCATCGTCAAAATGAATGATGTTCACGGCACCGAAGCCAACCCGATTGTCATCAAGCCCTTGTACGAAGGCACTGTCAAATTCCATTACGACGGCAACGGCGCGATTGTTCTGCGTGACAGTAGTCACATTCGGATTGAGGGATTTGAAATCGAAGGACCCGCGACATCGGTCACTTTGGATGATGCGTTGGACGCGCAGTGGACGTACCGGATCGCGACATCCGAGGACGCGGACGGCAATCCAGTCTACGAATATTTTGAACGTGATCCTAACGAAGTGCTGGTCGAAACTGTCAACGAGATGATCCAGTTCCATGAAGACGCAGGCATCGATCAAAGCGGATCCGGCAAGCCCGTCCTTTTCAATTCTGCAGCGATATCGTTGCCAAAGGGCAGTACCCACATCGAGATCGTCAATAATGTGATCCACGATAGTGCAGCGCACGCGATTTCTGCGCACGGTGGTAACGACTACATCACCGTGACGGGCAACGAGATTTACAACAACACCCAGCACACGTCGAATGGCACCCATGCGGTGTCATTTAAGGGGCTGGATAGTTTCGATGAAAACGACGGTTTCAAGATCTTCGTGACCGACAACACGTTCCGCGACAATTACAATACTATGGTGTCGTGGGTTGGGTCCAAAACCACGGTCACCGTGAAAATTGATGAAGGCAAATCAATCCATTTTCAGAATGCGATGGACAGCGTCGATCCTGAAAGCGGCACGATGTGGGATCACGGCCAAATGCTGGTGGCCAACAATTTGATTGAACGGGCTGGTAATGCCGCGGTGACCCTGAACAACGTGCGCGGCGCGACTGTTGCGAACAACACGATTGTCGATGCCGGTTATTTGAACACGTTGCTGGCGCAAGATGATGTCGTAGGTAGCGCGTGGGAAGGGTATTTTAGCGGTCAGGGCCTTGTGTCAGGTGAACTGGCGTCGCTAGGTGCAATCAGGTTGGCAACGTCTGGCGTCAATACCATCGCGAACAACCTGATCAGCCTGAGCGATGATACTGTCTTTGCCGTGGACGCATCTGCGGATGCGACCGCCATTACGGCCGTGACGAACATGTTCGTCGGCGGACGCGGTTTGCGCATACGGGCCGAAAGCGATACAACGGGCCCAGTTAGCGGGGGATTTGAAGAAATCGCCGACGCTGGCTTCCGGGATGCTGCTTACGGGAATTACCACATTGACCCAAGCTCTGCCGCGGTTAACGCGGGCACGAACTTGTCTGCTGTCACAACAGACCTCGACGGGGAATCCCGGCTCGGGACAGTTGATGTTGGTGTGTTTGAAAGCGACGAATCCGTTGATGGCTATAACCGTGTCCGTAGGCCTGATGTGATTGATACCGGTGATCCCCTTCTTGACGAACTGATCGACGGCTTGTTGATGGACAGCGTCTATGATGCTGGCGGGGAAATCACATACACCTTTGATTTAACAGCCGATATCGCCTTTGATGATGCGAATTCGGTTCTGAACCAAGCCTCTATCGACCGCCATTTGCAGGTCTTTGCGGATGTCACCGCATACACAGGTGTGACGTTCACCGAAGTGGACGCGCTGGAACAAAATGCGGACCTTTATTTTAGCTTCCGCGAAAACACATCAACCGCATATGTCTATGGCTACAACGGCGGAGTCATGCATGTGTATAACCCCGACCGCGATACGCCGATCATGGGCGACTACGTTGACCATTTGATCTTGCATGAATTGGGTCACGGACTTGGGCTTGAACACGCCCATGACGACCATGGTCACGGCGATGAAGAACATGGTTTGCCGGAAGCCTATCAGGGTCATTCGTGGAGCGTGATGTCCTATCGCGCCCACCCGGATACGAATTCCCTGTATTATGGCACTGAACACGGGCCGGAAACGTTCATGTTGGCTGATATTGCAGCCCTGCAGTACCAGTTCGGGGCCAACTTCGAAGCCCAGTCAGACGATACACTTTACCAAGTGAACTTCAGCACAGGCGAGTTGTTGATTAACGGCGAATCCCAAGGCCTGCCGAACAACAACAAGATGCAGCGTGCGATCTGGGATGGTGCGGGCATTGATACGCTTGATCTGTCGAATGGCGAAGATCACATGACGATCAATCTGCAGCCCGGTAGCTTCACCAGTTTCGGCGAACGCTTCCTGCCAGATACGACAGGCGAAGGTGTATATTTTGCCGAAGGTAATATCGCCAATCCGTACCTTTACAACGGCAACCTGTCGTCCCTGATCGAAAATGCCATTGGTGGCGGTTTCCGCGATCTGATTATTGGCAACGTGTTGGATAACACTCTGACAGGTGGCAACGGTGAAGACGGGCTGTATGGGCTTGCTGGCAACGACACATTGAACGGTGGTCGCGATAATGATCTAATTATTGATGGTCTGGGTCACACAACGGCCACGGGCGGCGCAGGTGATGACGTGGTTGTTGCGCTGTCCGGTAACGGAAACCTTCAAGGCAACGGCAGCGACGACGTGATCATCGGTGGGATCGGCGCGGACAATCTGTCCGGCGGTGTTGGCAATGACAAGATCCGCGGCGAAGGTGGTCGTGGCCTGATGTTTGGCGATGACGTCATTATCGGCGGTCGGGATGATGATCTCCTGATGGGGGGGCGTGGTGCCGATCAGTTTGTGTTCCGTCCAGACGACGGAAACGATGTCATTGCGGGTTTTCTTGTCGGTGACATTACAACGGCCGCAAGCCGCGATATTGATCCGTCGAGCGTCGATTTCACGGTCGGTGTGGATACCATCAAACTGTCCGGTTTCCGTGATATTGACGCCTCAAACGTCATGGATTTTGTGACTGACGGTGCGCAGGGTGCTGTGTTCTCTGCCGAAGACACATCAGTCACGGTGTTTGGCGTTTCTGCCACGACGTTAAGTGCCGATGATTTTGTATTTTAA